CGCCCGAACCTCCTCCAGGCTGACGGGATCGACCTGACGGCCCTTCTGCTGGTCGCGCGTTTTGCGGCGGCCGGAGCCGGGATGGATACTGCGGGCGGGAACGCCGCCCGGCGGCTTTGCGCTGATGATCGGGGCGCTGATGTTCGGGGGCAATGCGGTCACGGCGTTTCTGGCCTCTGCTGGATGGTCCGCGCTTCTGGGTGTCGCGATCCGAGTTCCTGGTGTCTCGTATACCAGATGCCACGGTAACGCATCCTTCGCTGAAAGTCAGCATCCTAAATCATTATCGGCTTCCGCTGGATGGGAATGTCGGATGGGGTGGTGGGGATCCCGGCGAATGGCCTCCAGCGCGTCCGGAAGGTCGGTGAACCGATGGATCAGCCGGTCGGCCGCAAGGTCGGCCGGGTTGCCGCGCGCATAGCCATAGGACACGACAATGCAGGCGATCCCGGCGGCACGGGCGGCGGCAACGTCGTTGGGGCCGTCGCCCACCATGACCGCACCGGCAGGCCGGCCGTTCAGCGCATCCAACACGGCCAGCAGAGGTTCCGGTGCCGGTTTGCGCCAGGGCAGGCTGTCGCCGCCGACGACGGCGCCGAAGAACGACAGAAGCCCCAGTTCGCCCAGCAGGTTGCGGGCGATTGCCTGGGGCTTGTTGGTACACAGGCCGATGGGATGGCCGGCAGCGGCCAGTTGCGCCAGCGTCCCCGGCACGCCGGGATAGACGCTGGCGGGGTCGGCGGGAAGGGCCGCATAGAGGCGGAGGAAGCGAGGCAGGACGGACTCCACCTCCTCCGCCGCAAGGGGGCGGCCGGCGGCGGCGAATCCGCGCTCCACCAGCAGCCGGGGGCCGTCGCCGATCAGGGAGCGCAGCGTGGCGTCGCTGACCGCAGGACGCCCCCATTCGCCGAGCAGGCGGTTGAGGGCGTGGCCGAGATGCGGTGCGCTGTCGACCAGCGTCCCATCCAGGTCGAAGATGACCGGCGCCGGCCTGTTCACCGCCCCCCTCCGTCAGCCCGACGCCATCACCGCAGGCGAGCGCCGCTCCATCGCCGCGAACTCCAGCGCCGCGGCGCGGGCGGCCATGCGTTCCAGCGGAAGCGGAGCGATGCGATCCGCCTGCCCGGCCGACCCGAAGGCCTCGAACCGCTCGCGGCAGAGGGCGCGGGCGGCCTTGGTGGCTTCGGCCAGGAACCTGCGCGGGTCGAACTCCTCCGGCCGCGTCATCATCGCACGGCGCAGGCTGCCGCTCATGGCGAGGCGGATGTCTGTGTCGATGTTGACCTTGCGCACGCCGTTGCGGATGCCCTCGCGGATCTCCTCCACCGGGACGCCGTAGGTCTCGCGGATGCTGCCGCCATGGGCGCGGATGATCTCCAGCCACTCCTGCGGCACGCTGGAGGAGCCGTGCATCACCAGATGGGTGTCGGGGATGCGGTCGTGGATGGCGCGGATGCGGTCGATGGCCAGCACCTCGCCGTCCGGGCGGCGGCTGAACTTGTAGGCGCCATGGCTGGTGCCGATGGCGATGGCGAGCGCATCCACCCCCGTCCGCGCCACGAAATCCGCCGCCTGTTCCGGATCGGTCAGCAGCTGGTCGTGCGACAGGATGCCGGCGGCGCCGGACCCGTCCTCCTCCCCCGCCCGGCCGGTCTCCAGCGAGCCGAGGCAGCCCAGCTCGCCCTCAACCGAGACGCCGACGGCATGGGCCTGCTCCACCACCTGCCGGGTGACGCGGATGTTGTAGTCGTAGCTTGCCGGCGTCTTCATGTCGTCCAGCAGCGAGCCGTCCATCATCACGCTGGTGAAGCCGGAACGGATGGCCTGCTGGCAGACGGCCGGGCTGGCGCCATGGTCCTGGTGCAGGCAGACGGGAATATGCGGCCACATCTCCACCGCCGCCTGGACCATGTGACGCAGAAACGGCTCGCCGGCATATTTGCGCGCGCCGGCGGACGCCTGGAGGATCACCGGGCTGGCGCAATCGTCCGCCGCCTGCATGATCGCCTGGATCTGTTCCATGTTGTTGATGTTGAAGGCCGGCACGCCATAGCCATGGTCGGCCGCATGGTCGAGGAGCTGTCGGAGGGAGATCAGGGCCATCGCGAGAGGTCTCCGGTTCAGAATTGCGAGGAACAGAGGCGTTGGGCGCGGTCCGCCACCGCCTCCGCCGTGATGCCGAAATGGCGGTAGAGGTCGGCCGCGGGGGCGGATTCGCCGTAGCGGTCGAGGCCGACCACGTCGCCGTCCAGCCCGACATGGGCGCGCCACAGCCCGGTCGCCCCGGCCTCCACCGCCAGCCGGGGAACGCCGTCCGGCAGCACGGCACGGCGCCATGCCTGGTCCTGGCGGTCGAAGACCTCGCAACAGGGCATGGAAACGAGGCGGGCGGCGATTCCCCGGCCGGCGAGCAGCCGCCGCGCCTCCATGGCGATGGCGACCTCCGACCCGGTGGCGATCAGCACCACGTCAGGGCGCTCAACATCGGCCAGCACATAGCCGCCGCGGGCGGCATCGCGGATACGCCCGATTCCCGGTTGAGCCGGCAGGGTCTGGCGCGACAGCAACAGCGCGCTCGGCCCGTCCGCCCGCTCCACCGCGGCCCGCCACGCCACGGCGGTCTCCAGGGCGTCGCAGGGGCGCCAGACGTCCAGGTTCGGCATCAGCCGCAGGCTGGCGGCATGCTCCACCGGCTGGTGGGTGGGGCCGTCCTCGCCCAGGCCGATGCCGTCATGGGTGAAGACATGGACGACGCGCAGCCCCATCAAGGCCGACAGGCGCAGGCCGTTGCGGGAATAGTCGGAGAAGGCCAGAAAGGTGCCGCCGAAGGGCAGAAAGCCGCCATGCAGCGCGATGCCGTTCATCACCGCGGCCATGGCGAATTCCCGCACCCCGTAATGCAGGTGGCGCCCGCCGCTCCCCCGCCAGTCGGTGAGATTGGAACCGGTGAGATCCGCAGATCCGCCCAGCAGTTCCGGCAGCAATTCCGCCAGCGCTTGGATGGCCTGCTGCGAGGCCTTGCGCGACGCCATCGGTTCGGCCCGCTCGGCGACGGCGGCGATCCAGGCGTCGGCGGATTCGGCGAAGCCCTCCGGCAGGTCGCCGCGCATCCGCCGCAGGAACTCGGCCGCGGCCTGCGGGTGGGCGTCGGCATAGGCATCGAACCTTGCCTGCCAATCGGCCTGCACCGCGGCACCGCGCCGCCGCGCGTCCCAGCCGGCGCGCACCTCGTCCGGCAATTCGAAGGGCGCAGCCGTCCAACCGAGCGCGGCCCTGGTCGCGGCGACCTCGGCCGAGCCCAGCGGCGCGCCATGCACCTCGGCCGAGCCGGCCCTGGCGGGGGAGCCATGGCCGATCACCGTCTTGCAACAGACCAGGGTCGGCTTGCCGCAGGGTGTCAGCGCCTCGTCGATGGCGGTGTCCAGCGCGTGGGCATCATGACCGTCCACCTCGCGGATCACCCGCCAGCCATAGGCTTCGAACCGCCCCGGCGTATCGTCGGCGAACCAGCCGGTGACGGGGCCGTCGATGGAGATGCCGTTGTCGTCATAGAAGACCACCAGCTTTTCCAAACCCAGCGTGCCGGCCAGCGAGCAGGCCTCGTGGCTGATCCCCTCCATCAGGCAGCCGTCGCCGACGAAGCAGAAGGTCCGGTGATCGACGATCCGGTGCCCCGGCCGGTTGAATTCCGCCCCCAGCAGCCGTTCGGCCAGCGCCATGCCGACGGCATTGGCAAGGCCCTGCCCCAGCGGACCCGTGGTCGTCTCCACCCCCGGCGTCAGCCCATGTTCCGGGTGTCCCGGTGTGCGCGAGCCGAGTTGCCGGAAGCGCCGCAGCTCCTCCATCGGCAGATCGTAGCCGGTCAGATGCAGCAGCGCGTAGAGCAGCATCGAGCCATGCCCGTTCGACAGCACGAAGCGGTCACGGTCGGGCCAGCGCGGGTCGGCCGGATTGTGACGCAGATGGCGCCGCCACAGCGCCTCGGCGATGTCGGCCATCCCCATCGGCATGCCGGGATGACCGGAGTTCGCGGCCTCAACCGCATCGATGGCGAGCACGCGCAGGGCGTTCGCCAGCAGGCGGCGTCCGGAACCACGGTCGGGTGTGTCGGGCGGCAAGGCAAGCCGGTCCTGTTCGCGGACCTCGACGGCCGCGGTCATCGACGCGTTCATGGTTGGTGTCCTCCCGGTTTTGGATTATCAGGCGGCATCAAAGCCCCTCTCCCCGCGTGGGAGAGGGGTTGGGGTGAGGGGGGGAAGTTTGTGGTTCGCATCCGGCCTTCGGCCGCCCCCTCATCCCAACCCTTCTCCCGCAGAGGGGAGAAGGGCTTCCAAGCGGCAAAACGGCCGCACATTCCGTCTGCACTGTCCTTTTTAGGCCCCCCCTCAGAACGCCTTCTTCTTGCGGTCGACCAGTTGCCAGATCATCGGCGTGAAGATCAGCTGCATCGCCAGCGCCATCTTGTCGCCCGGACAGACGATGGTGTTGGGCCGGGTCATGAAGCTGTCCTTCAGCATCGACAGCAGATAGGGGAAGTCGATGCCCTTCGGCCGGGTGAAGCGGATGACCAGCATGCTTTCATCCGAGGTCGGGATGTCGCGGGCGATGAAGGGGTTGCTGGTGTCCACCGTCGGCACGCGCTGGAAATTCACGTCGGTGCTGCTGAACTGCGGGCAGATGTATTTCACATAGTCGGGCATGCGCCGCAGGATGGTGTCGACGATGGCCTCTTCCGAATAGCCGCGCATGTTGCGGTCGCGGTGGATCTTCTGGATCCATTCGAGGTTCACGATGGGCACGACGCCGATCTTCAGGTCGGCATGGCGGGCGAGATCGACGCGCTCGGTGCGCACGCAGCCGTGCAGGCCCTCGTAGAACAGCATGTCGGTGCCGGGCTCGATCTCCTCCCACGGCGTGAAGGTGCCGGGGTCCTGGCCGTAGGGTTCGGCCTCCTTCTCGTCATGCAGGTATTTGCGGGTCCGGCCGCCGCCGGTCTCGCCATAGCTGCGGAACAGATCGTCCAGTTCCTCGAACAGGTTGGCGTCGGGTCCGAAATGGCTGAAGGTCGAATGGCGGTCCTCCTGCGCCGCGGCGACCTTGGCGCGCATTTCGCGGCGGTCGTAGCGGTGGAAGCTGTCGCCTTCGACGATGGCGGCGGAAACCCCCTCCCGCCGGAAGATCTGCTGGAAGGTGCGGGTGACGGTGGTGGTTCCGGCG
The sequence above is drawn from the Azospirillum lipoferum 4B genome and encodes:
- the gph gene encoding phosphoglycolate phosphatase (PGP is an essential enzyme in the glycolate salvage pathway in higher organisms (photorespiration in plants). Phosphoglycolate results from the oxidase activity of RubisCO in the Calvin cycle when concentrations of carbon dioxide are low relative to oxygen. This enzyme is a member of the Haloacid Dehalogenase (HAD) superfamily of aspartate-nucleophile hydrolase enzymes (PF00702).), which produces MNRPAPVIFDLDGTLVDSAPHLGHALNRLLGEWGRPAVSDATLRSLIGDGPRLLVERGFAAAGRPLAAEEVESVLPRFLRLYAALPADPASVYPGVPGTLAQLAAAGHPIGLCTNKPQAIARNLLGELGLLSFFGAVVGGDSLPWRKPAPEPLLAVLDALNGRPAGAVMVGDGPNDVAAARAAGIACIVVSYGYARGNPADLAADRLIHRFTDLPDALEAIRRDPHHPIRHSHPAEADNDLGC
- the fba gene encoding class II fructose-bisphosphate aldolase (catalyzes the reversible aldol condensation of dihydroxyacetonephosphate and glyceraldehyde 3-phosphate in the Calvin cycle, glycolysis, and/or gluconeogenesis), translated to MALISLRQLLDHAADHGYGVPAFNINNMEQIQAIMQAADDCASPVILQASAGARKYAGEPFLRHMVQAAVEMWPHIPVCLHQDHGASPAVCQQAIRSGFTSVMMDGSLLDDMKTPASYDYNIRVTRQVVEQAHAVGVSVEGELGCLGSLETGRAGEEDGSGAAGILSHDQLLTDPEQAADFVARTGVDALAIAIGTSHGAYKFSRRPDGEVLAIDRIRAIHDRIPDTHLVMHGSSSVPQEWLEIIRAHGGSIRETYGVPVEEIREGIRNGVRKVNIDTDIRLAMSGSLRRAMMTRPEEFDPRRFLAEATKAARALCRERFEAFGSAGQADRIAPLPLERMAARAAALEFAAMERRSPAVMASG
- the tkt gene encoding transketolase; this translates as MNASMTAAVEVREQDRLALPPDTPDRGSGRRLLANALRVLAIDAVEAANSGHPGMPMGMADIAEALWRRHLRHNPADPRWPDRDRFVLSNGHGSMLLYALLHLTGYDLPMEELRRFRQLGSRTPGHPEHGLTPGVETTTGPLGQGLANAVGMALAERLLGAEFNRPGHRIVDHRTFCFVGDGCLMEGISHEACSLAGTLGLEKLVVFYDDNGISIDGPVTGWFADDTPGRFEAYGWRVIREVDGHDAHALDTAIDEALTPCGKPTLVCCKTVIGHGSPARAGSAEVHGAPLGSAEVAATRAALGWTAAPFELPDEVRAGWDARRRGAAVQADWQARFDAYADAHPQAAAEFLRRMRGDLPEGFAESADAWIAAVAERAEPMASRKASQQAIQALAELLPELLGGSADLTGSNLTDWRGSGGRHLHYGVREFAMAAVMNGIALHGGFLPFGGTFLAFSDYSRNGLRLSALMGLRVVHVFTHDGIGLGEDGPTHQPVEHAASLRLMPNLDVWRPCDALETAVAWRAAVERADGPSALLLSRQTLPAQPGIGRIRDAARGGYVLADVERPDVVLIATGSEVAIAMEARRLLAGRGIAARLVSMPCCEVFDRQDQAWRRAVLPDGVPRLAVEAGATGLWRAHVGLDGDVVGLDRYGESAPAADLYRHFGITAEAVADRAQRLCSSQF
- a CDS encoding phosphoribulokinase; amino-acid sequence: MSARHPIIVVTGSSGAGTTTVTRTFQQIFRREGVSAAIVEGDSFHRYDRREMRAKVAAAQEDRHSTFSHFGPDANLFEELDDLFRSYGETGGGRTRKYLHDEKEAEPYGQDPGTFTPWEEIEPGTDMLFYEGLHGCVRTERVDLARHADLKIGVVPIVNLEWIQKIHRDRNMRGYSEEAIVDTILRRMPDYVKYICPQFSSTDVNFQRVPTVDTSNPFIARDIPTSDESMLVIRFTRPKGIDFPYLLSMLKDSFMTRPNTIVCPGDKMALAMQLIFTPMIWQLVDRKKKAF